From Streptomyces fungicidicus, one genomic window encodes:
- a CDS encoding C40 family peptidase yields the protein MGTGKRGLLTAAVTVVCAVTVLALPGTAFAAPTPPPSPNPTTSASVTLPADEELEIVREKLDKLYRAAAVATDQYNAAEEKARHQSAEIVRLAKKIVKGQERLDGLKARAGAAAAAQYRGGGLPPEARLVLSDDPQDFLDGAGRVRAGQRATHGLLGELTRAQQDLEQYARDAEAQMTKLEAGRKAKAKAQKKIEKQIEAAEQVESTLEKEEKERLALLEQQAADEAQASWLSSGILDEIRGKATAKGKKAVAYATAQIGKPYQWGAEGPKSYDCSGLTSQAWISAGQGMPRTSEAQWAQLERIDIKNMRPGDLIIYFDDASHVGMYIGDGTMVHAPRPGRTVTTAGAGSMPILGVVRPDA from the coding sequence ATGGGAACGGGAAAGCGCGGGTTGCTCACGGCGGCCGTGACCGTGGTCTGCGCGGTCACCGTGCTGGCACTGCCCGGCACGGCGTTCGCCGCGCCCACTCCCCCGCCGTCCCCGAACCCCACCACGAGCGCGAGCGTCACCCTGCCGGCCGACGAGGAACTCGAGATCGTGCGCGAGAAGCTCGACAAGCTCTACCGCGCGGCGGCCGTGGCCACCGACCAGTACAACGCCGCCGAGGAGAAGGCGCGGCACCAGTCCGCGGAGATCGTCCGGCTGGCGAAGAAGATCGTCAAGGGCCAGGAGAGGCTCGACGGGCTGAAGGCCCGGGCCGGCGCCGCGGCCGCCGCCCAGTACCGCGGCGGCGGGCTCCCGCCCGAGGCCCGTCTGGTGCTGAGCGACGACCCGCAGGACTTCCTCGACGGCGCGGGCCGGGTGCGCGCCGGCCAGCGCGCGACCCATGGACTGCTCGGGGAACTGACCCGGGCGCAGCAGGACTTGGAGCAGTACGCGCGGGACGCCGAAGCGCAGATGACGAAGCTGGAGGCGGGCCGCAAGGCCAAGGCCAAGGCGCAGAAGAAGATCGAGAAGCAGATCGAGGCGGCCGAGCAGGTCGAGTCCACGCTGGAGAAGGAGGAGAAGGAGCGTCTGGCCCTGCTGGAGCAGCAGGCCGCCGACGAGGCCCAGGCGTCGTGGCTGAGCTCCGGCATCCTCGACGAGATCAGGGGCAAGGCGACGGCGAAGGGCAAGAAGGCCGTCGCGTACGCCACCGCCCAGATCGGCAAGCCGTACCAGTGGGGCGCCGAGGGGCCGAAGTCATACGACTGCTCCGGGCTGACCTCACAGGCCTGGATCTCGGCCGGGCAGGGCATGCCGCGCACCTCGGAGGCGCAGTGGGCGCAGCTGGAGCGGATCGACATCAAGAACATGCGCCCCGGTGACCTGATCATCTACTTCGACGACGCCAGCCACGTGGGCATGTACATCGGGGACGGCACCATGGTGCACGCCCCCCGCCCGGGGCGGACGGTGACGACCGCGGGGGCCGGATCCATGCCGATCCTCGGGGTCGTACGGCCCGACGCGTGA
- a CDS encoding PE-PGRS family protein, whose amino-acid sequence MSFRGANPEDLEQLAKLLDGRGGVEDRLDEAFTRASRLGASGHLAPLQPMRSWTRDEAKDLRKRAVLLRLENGDPLAGLLWAGFTAKDLEQYQGEGIKPETLLLANSVAASGDPNAKSLARQPGEKLGDWVARLEGHALSKIPGLEPHEETLTEMIKFGSDAFNVVAAGQVSLVSGFSGTKVLLGNAVKTGRLGPMKAALETRWTAAGSNPILNWAGKSLKKYDPPIRSLAAPGSWLPGQLGNMASRSPTYQRVAHVPFSSGFLGDRWSSGWDALRGRGFMNAKLLGFTPNQAINFFVGSDDMARLYGGATHSGQAVTRAGQASLLTVGKAGGFSAAAKTAGLWRGAGIVGSAGATAFSVANIATMDHAKEWEKSKAGYLANYAEVGFNASLTAAMVAPNPVTIGLAVGTGLVYGGLKVVEHWDDITEGADKAAEWVGDKASDIGEGIADGAKKLGSALNPFD is encoded by the coding sequence ATGTCGTTTCGGGGGGCCAATCCCGAGGACCTGGAGCAGTTGGCGAAACTCCTGGACGGGCGCGGTGGTGTGGAGGACCGCCTCGACGAGGCCTTCACCCGGGCCTCCCGGCTGGGGGCGAGCGGGCATCTGGCGCCGCTGCAGCCGATGCGGTCCTGGACCCGTGACGAGGCGAAGGACCTGCGCAAACGCGCGGTCCTCCTGAGGCTGGAGAACGGCGACCCGCTGGCCGGGCTGCTGTGGGCCGGCTTCACGGCGAAGGACCTGGAGCAGTACCAGGGCGAGGGCATCAAACCGGAGACCCTGCTGCTGGCCAACTCGGTGGCGGCGAGCGGCGATCCGAACGCGAAGAGCCTGGCACGCCAGCCGGGGGAGAAGCTCGGCGACTGGGTCGCGCGGCTCGAGGGGCACGCGCTGTCGAAGATCCCCGGCCTGGAGCCGCACGAGGAGACCCTCACCGAGATGATCAAGTTCGGCAGCGACGCGTTCAACGTGGTGGCCGCCGGACAGGTCTCGCTGGTGAGCGGTTTCTCGGGCACCAAGGTGCTGCTGGGCAACGCCGTGAAGACGGGCAGGCTCGGGCCGATGAAGGCTGCCCTTGAGACCCGTTGGACTGCGGCAGGCAGCAACCCCATCCTGAACTGGGCGGGCAAATCTCTCAAGAAATACGATCCGCCCATTCGCTCGCTGGCCGCCCCCGGCAGCTGGCTCCCCGGGCAGCTCGGCAACATGGCCTCCCGCAGCCCCACGTACCAGAGGGTCGCACACGTTCCGTTCAGCTCCGGCTTCCTGGGCGACCGCTGGAGCAGCGGATGGGACGCGCTGCGCGGGCGCGGCTTCATGAACGCCAAGCTGCTGGGCTTCACGCCCAACCAGGCCATCAACTTCTTCGTCGGCTCGGACGACATGGCCCGTCTGTACGGCGGGGCGACCCACTCCGGCCAGGCGGTCACCCGTGCGGGTCAGGCGAGCCTGTTGACCGTCGGAAAGGCCGGCGGGTTCAGCGCGGCGGCGAAGACGGCGGGACTGTGGCGCGGCGCCGGCATCGTCGGCTCGGCGGGCGCCACGGCGTTCTCCGTCGCCAACATCGCCACCATGGACCACGCGAAGGAGTGGGAGAAGAGCAAGGCCGGCTATCTGGCCAACTACGCGGAGGTCGGCTTCAACGCCTCCCTCACCGCCGCGATGGTCGCCCCCAACCCGGTCACCATCGGCCTCGCCGTGGGCACCGGCCTCGTCTACGGCGGCCTGAAGGTCGTCGAGCACTGGGACGACATCACCGAGGGCGCCGACAAGGCGGCCGAGTGGGTGGGCGACAAGGCGAGCGACATCGGCGAAGGGATCGCCGACGGAGCCAAGAAGCTGGGCAGCGCGCTCAACCCGTTCGATTAG
- a CDS encoding DUF2000 domain-containing protein, giving the protein MSTRFDTKIAVLLREDLEPWQRLNVTAFLVSGLGTQVPEVVGEPYEDADGVPYLPMFRQPVLVFQGTKEVLGAAHARALSRALPRAVFTSDLFATGHDEANRAAVRAVGTAGLDLVGLSLHGPRNAVDKVLKGARMHP; this is encoded by the coding sequence ATGAGCACTCGCTTCGACACGAAGATCGCCGTACTGCTGCGCGAGGACCTGGAGCCCTGGCAGCGCCTCAACGTCACCGCGTTCCTGGTCAGCGGCCTGGGCACCCAGGTCCCCGAGGTCGTCGGGGAACCGTACGAGGACGCGGACGGCGTCCCGTACCTGCCGATGTTCCGCCAGCCCGTCCTGGTCTTCCAGGGCACCAAGGAAGTCCTGGGGGCGGCCCATGCACGGGCCCTCTCCCGCGCCCTGCCCCGCGCGGTCTTCACCTCGGACCTCTTCGCCACGGGTCACGACGAGGCGAACCGCGCAGCGGTCCGCGCCGTCGGCACGGCCGGCCTGGACCTGGTCGGCCTCTCGCTCCACGGCCCGCGGAACGCGGTCGACAAGGTCCTCAAGGGCGCCCGGATGCACCCCTGA
- a CDS encoding AraC family transcriptional regulator produces MAAERPERAVSAWRPRVPGVVEVFHARYTEYAYPMHVHDAWTLLIVDDGAVRYDLDRHEHGTPHDTVSLLPPHVPHNGAPATADGFRKRVLYLDTSRLGDDLIGAAVDRPDLRDPVLRRRVGQVHSALVRPGDELEAESRLTLVGERLREHLRSRDAAGPPRRDPVLARRLRELLDARVVDGLTLEEAGALLSAHPAHLVRAFSGAYGIAPHQYLMSRRVGRARRLLLEGRAPGTVAVDTGFYDQAHLTRHFRRLVGVTPGRYRAVGR; encoded by the coding sequence ATGGCCGCGGAACGCCCCGAGCGGGCCGTTTCCGCCTGGCGGCCCCGCGTCCCGGGTGTCGTCGAGGTGTTCCACGCCCGCTACACCGAGTACGCCTACCCGATGCACGTCCACGACGCCTGGACGCTGCTCATCGTCGACGACGGCGCCGTGCGGTACGACCTGGACCGGCACGAGCACGGCACCCCGCACGACACGGTGTCGCTGCTGCCCCCGCACGTCCCCCACAACGGCGCCCCCGCCACCGCCGACGGCTTCCGCAAGCGGGTGCTCTACCTCGACACCAGCCGGCTCGGGGACGACCTCATCGGGGCCGCCGTCGACCGGCCCGATCTGCGGGACCCCGTGCTGCGGCGCCGCGTCGGGCAGGTCCACTCCGCGCTGGTACGGCCCGGTGACGAGCTGGAGGCCGAGAGCAGGCTGACCCTCGTCGGGGAGCGGCTGCGCGAGCATCTGCGGTCGCGGGACGCCGCCGGGCCGCCCCGGCGCGATCCCGTGCTGGCCCGGCGGCTGCGGGAGCTGCTCGACGCCCGGGTGGTCGACGGACTCACCCTGGAGGAGGCGGGCGCGCTGCTGTCCGCGCACCCCGCCCACCTCGTGCGGGCGTTCAGCGGCGCCTACGGCATCGCGCCGCACCAGTACCTGATGTCCCGCCGGGTGGGGCGCGCGCGCCGGCTGCTGCTGGAGGGGCGGGCGCCGGGCACGGTGGCCGTCGACACCGGGTTCTACGACCAGGCGCACCTCACCCGGCACTTCCGGAGGCTGGTCGGGGTCACGCCGGGGCGTTACCGCGCGGTGGGCCGGTAG
- a CDS encoding type III secretion system chaperone family protein, whose translation MADKAAEAAQVIEDVLRDAELEWESPEPGSYVVKLPGTRKLSTTVSLIAGRHTLSLNAFVVRHPDENEGAVHRWLLERNLKLFGVSYAVDPLGDIYVTGRLPLSAVTPEELDRLLGQVLEAADGSFNTLLELGFASAIRKEYDWRVSRGESTRNLDAFAHLLQRPSGE comes from the coding sequence ATGGCTGACAAGGCGGCGGAGGCAGCGCAGGTCATCGAGGACGTCCTGAGGGACGCCGAGCTGGAGTGGGAGAGTCCCGAACCCGGCAGTTACGTGGTGAAGCTCCCCGGCACCCGCAAGCTGTCCACCACCGTCTCCCTGATCGCCGGCCGGCACACGCTCTCCCTGAACGCCTTCGTCGTCCGCCACCCCGACGAGAACGAGGGCGCCGTCCACCGCTGGCTCCTGGAGCGCAACCTCAAGCTGTTCGGCGTGAGTTACGCCGTCGACCCGCTCGGCGACATCTACGTCACCGGCCGCCTGCCCCTTTCCGCCGTCACCCCGGAGGAGCTCGACCGGCTCCTCGGGCAGGTCCTGGAGGCCGCCGACGGCAGCTTCAACACGCTGCTGGAGCTCGGTTTCGCCTCCGCGATCCGCAAGGAGTACGACTGGCGGGTGTCGCGCGGCGAGTCCACCCGCAACCTGGACGCGTTCGCCCATCTGCTGCAGCGTCCCTCCGGCGAGTGA
- a CDS encoding FG-GAP-like repeat-containing protein, whose amino-acid sequence MPSSRSTVLATAAVLAVALCPPLLAAPAASAAPAKYADDFNGDGYRDYAYSGSVTDAGSDGSGTVGVIYGTATGPNGRKQNLTQNSAGIPGANEWDDGFGNAMAAADFNRDGYADLAVGVYGEDVGTVAEQGAVMIVWGSASGLSGATSVPNKAPGKSHQMGLDLAAGDFNGDGRPDLALINDHTAHVYAGSFTKSGFSGKVTKLTNDKMFAEHLAAGRVTKDTAADLVVVGGVDGTRHTVSGAWFIRGGSTLTRGATYELGTGEDTSWEVDTQIADFNKDGYGDIALGHPNAQGKGGVLVWRGGSTGPGGVTRLNQNTTGVTGAMESGDRFGARISVGDVNADGYPDLAVAAPGEDIGGHADAGALHILRGGPSGLTGAKSQFFDRNTSGVPGGLEANESFGDYLRLRDSDRDGHADLFTDYLRLRGHSGGITTSGVQDTVSSDFLQ is encoded by the coding sequence ATGCCCTCCTCACGCAGCACCGTCCTCGCCACCGCCGCCGTGCTCGCGGTGGCGCTCTGCCCGCCGCTCCTCGCCGCCCCCGCGGCGTCGGCCGCGCCCGCCAAGTACGCGGACGACTTCAACGGTGACGGCTACCGCGACTACGCCTACAGCGGGAGCGTCACCGACGCGGGCAGCGACGGCTCCGGAACCGTCGGCGTCATCTACGGCACGGCCACCGGGCCGAACGGGCGCAAGCAGAACCTCACGCAGAACAGCGCGGGCATCCCCGGCGCCAACGAGTGGGACGACGGTTTCGGCAACGCGATGGCGGCCGCCGACTTCAACCGCGACGGATACGCCGACCTGGCCGTCGGCGTCTACGGCGAGGACGTCGGCACGGTCGCGGAACAGGGCGCCGTCATGATCGTCTGGGGTTCCGCGTCGGGACTGTCCGGTGCCACCTCGGTCCCCAACAAGGCACCGGGGAAGTCGCACCAGATGGGTCTCGACCTCGCCGCCGGGGACTTCAACGGCGACGGCAGGCCCGATCTGGCCCTCATCAACGACCACACCGCGCACGTGTACGCCGGCTCGTTCACCAAGTCCGGTTTCAGCGGCAAGGTCACCAAGCTCACCAACGACAAGATGTTCGCCGAGCACCTGGCCGCCGGGCGGGTCACCAAGGACACGGCCGCCGACCTCGTGGTCGTCGGCGGGGTGGACGGCACCCGGCACACCGTCAGCGGCGCCTGGTTCATCCGCGGGGGCAGCACGCTCACCCGGGGCGCTACCTACGAGCTGGGCACCGGTGAGGACACCAGCTGGGAGGTCGACACCCAGATCGCCGACTTCAACAAGGACGGCTACGGGGACATCGCCCTCGGACACCCCAACGCCCAGGGCAAGGGCGGCGTCCTCGTCTGGCGCGGCGGCTCCACCGGGCCCGGCGGCGTCACCCGCCTCAACCAGAACACCACCGGCGTCACCGGTGCCATGGAGAGCGGCGACCGCTTCGGCGCGAGAATCTCCGTGGGCGACGTCAACGCCGACGGCTACCCCGACCTGGCCGTCGCCGCCCCCGGCGAGGACATCGGCGGACACGCCGACGCCGGCGCCCTGCACATCCTGCGCGGCGGCCCCTCCGGGCTCACCGGAGCCAAGTCGCAGTTCTTCGACCGCAACACCTCGGGCGTGCCGGGCGGCCTGGAGGCCAATGAGTCCTTCGGCGACTACCTGCGGCTGCGCGACTCCGACCGTGACGGGCACGCCGACCTCTTCACCGACTACCTCCGTCTGCGCGGCCACTCCGGCGGCATCACCACGTCCGGCGTCCAGGACACGGTCTCGTCGGACTTCCTGCAGTAG
- a CDS encoding phosphorothioated DNA-binding restriction endonuclease — translation MNWVERAAELRQWSRGGVRAPHKPLLLLYALGRFQRDADDELAYSAVEDDLKRLLEEYGPTNRTSPAYPFHHLVGDGVWEVRSDRGSGSPGTGVRELRTTHAAGRLAPELRAALRRERSLLSRMARALLDANFPPSLHAELCEAVGLESAPAEVALRTTAGRRRDGRMRELVLTAYEYRCAFCGYDGRIGPVAAGLEAAHVRWWAFDGPDDVDNGLCLCSLHHKLFDKGVLGVGDGHRVLVSQSFVGHSAAARAQVTDLSGRPLLGPQPGTAPVAASHRDWHTAQVFRGAPRPARTAPSPA, via the coding sequence ATGAACTGGGTCGAGCGCGCCGCCGAGTTGAGGCAGTGGAGCAGAGGCGGGGTCCGGGCCCCGCACAAGCCGCTGCTCCTGTTGTACGCCCTCGGCCGGTTCCAGCGGGACGCCGACGACGAGCTGGCGTACAGCGCCGTGGAGGACGACCTCAAGCGGCTGCTGGAGGAGTACGGCCCGACGAACCGGACCTCGCCCGCCTACCCCTTCCACCACCTGGTCGGTGACGGGGTGTGGGAGGTGCGCAGCGACCGCGGCTCCGGCAGTCCGGGGACCGGCGTGCGGGAGCTGCGGACGACCCACGCGGCGGGACGGCTCGCCCCGGAACTGCGGGCGGCGCTGCGGCGGGAGCGGTCGCTGCTCAGCCGTATGGCGCGGGCGCTGCTCGACGCGAACTTCCCGCCCTCGCTGCACGCCGAACTCTGCGAGGCCGTCGGCCTGGAGTCCGCGCCCGCGGAGGTCGCCCTCCGCACGACCGCCGGGCGCCGCCGGGACGGCCGGATGCGGGAGCTGGTGCTGACGGCGTACGAGTACCGGTGCGCGTTCTGCGGCTACGACGGCCGGATCGGGCCGGTGGCCGCCGGGCTGGAGGCCGCGCATGTGCGCTGGTGGGCGTTCGACGGCCCGGACGACGTCGACAACGGGCTGTGCCTGTGCTCCCTGCACCACAAGCTCTTCGACAAGGGCGTCCTCGGTGTCGGCGACGGCCACCGCGTCCTGGTCTCGCAGAGCTTCGTCGGACACAGCGCTGCGGCCCGCGCCCAGGTCACCGACCTCTCCGGCCGCCCCCTCCTCGGCCCCCAACCGGGTACCGCCCCCGTCGCCGCGTCGCACCGCGACTGGCACACCGCGCAGGTGTTCCGCGGCGCGCCCCGCCCGGCCCGCACCGCCCCGTCACCGGCGTGA
- a CDS encoding SRPBCC family protein, with product MARNRCLILSSPSEVWRLLSDGHRYGEWVTGTQRVLAVDPHWPDEGARLEVRVGAGPLTLDDTCVVRVCEPRRRLELEAKADPFGAARIAMKLTPWGEHTLFTLDWHPLRGPGTRMHGLPVDYFVGVRNGMMLTKLARIAVSEHTATV from the coding sequence ATGGCCCGGAACCGCTGTCTGATCCTCAGCTCGCCGTCCGAGGTCTGGCGCCTGCTGTCCGACGGCCACCGCTACGGGGAGTGGGTGACGGGAACCCAGCGGGTCCTCGCCGTGGACCCGCACTGGCCGGACGAGGGCGCCCGGCTGGAGGTCCGCGTCGGCGCCGGCCCGCTGACCCTCGACGACACCTGCGTCGTCCGCGTCTGCGAACCGCGGCGCCGCCTGGAACTGGAAGCGAAGGCCGACCCCTTCGGCGCGGCCCGCATCGCCATGAAGCTGACCCCCTGGGGCGAGCACACCCTCTTCACCCTCGACTGGCACCCCCTCCGAGGCCCCGGCACACGGATGCACGGACTCCCCGTGGACTACTTCGTCGGCGTCCGCAACGGCATGATGCTGACGAAGCTGGCCCGGATCGCGGTGAGCGAGCACACCGCGACGGTTTGA
- a CDS encoding type II toxin-antitoxin system RelE/ParE family toxin, with translation MADVAQWEVVLVTEVAAWFEALAEDDWDSAEQVEDAIDMLAATGPTLGRPLVDRIKGADNHHLKELRPGSTGSSEIRILFAFDPVRRAVLLVAGDKAGNWQRWYDVNIPIAEKRYQAHVTDPETREYE, from the coding sequence ATGGCGGACGTGGCTCAATGGGAAGTAGTCCTCGTCACCGAGGTCGCGGCGTGGTTCGAGGCGCTGGCCGAGGATGACTGGGACAGTGCCGAACAGGTGGAAGACGCCATCGACATGTTGGCGGCCACGGGACCGACGCTTGGTCGTCCGCTGGTCGACCGGATCAAAGGCGCCGACAATCATCACCTGAAGGAGCTGAGACCGGGTTCGACTGGTAGCAGCGAGATCCGGATCCTCTTCGCCTTCGACCCGGTGCGCAGGGCAGTACTGCTGGTGGCCGGTGACAAGGCCGGAAACTGGCAGCGCTGGTACGACGTCAATATCCCGATTGCCGAGAAGCGCTATCAGGCACATGTGACTGATCCCGAGACCAGGGAGTACGAATGA
- a CDS encoding class I SAM-dependent methyltransferase gives MTVRAPSRSRVVGTVTRGTTNPNRLRRMDRWIAAAHGAELRRAGDPVAVDLGYGAAPWTAVELLHRLRTVAPRTRVTGVEIEPVRVEAARPYEREGLVFRHGGFELPVAGRPVLVRAANVLRQYDEAEVAAVWRRLCARLAPADPATGSRGGLLVEGTCDEIGRRHVWVALGPEGPRTVTFATRLGSLERPSDLAERLPKALIHRNVPGEPVHAFLRDFDRAWAAAAPYASYGARQRWIRTVRDLTADWPVTDAPGRWRQGEVTVRWEALAPRG, from the coding sequence ATGACAGTGCGCGCCCCCTCCCGCTCCCGCGTCGTGGGCACGGTGACGCGCGGGACGACCAATCCCAACCGGCTGCGCCGCATGGACCGCTGGATCGCGGCCGCGCACGGAGCGGAACTGCGCCGCGCGGGCGACCCCGTCGCCGTCGACCTCGGCTACGGCGCCGCCCCCTGGACGGCGGTCGAACTGCTGCACAGGCTGCGCACCGTGGCGCCCCGCACACGGGTGACGGGCGTCGAGATCGAACCGGTCCGGGTCGAGGCGGCCCGGCCGTACGAGCGCGAGGGGCTGGTCTTCCGGCACGGCGGCTTCGAGCTCCCGGTCGCCGGGCGGCCGGTGCTGGTCCGCGCGGCGAACGTGCTGCGCCAGTACGACGAGGCGGAGGTGGCCGCCGTGTGGCGGCGGCTGTGCGCCCGGCTGGCCCCGGCCGACCCGGCGACGGGCTCGCGCGGCGGACTGCTGGTCGAGGGGACCTGCGACGAGATCGGCCGCCGGCACGTGTGGGTCGCGCTCGGGCCCGAAGGGCCGCGCACCGTCACCTTCGCGACCCGCCTCGGTTCCCTGGAACGCCCCTCCGACCTGGCGGAACGCCTGCCGAAGGCGCTCATCCACCGCAATGTCCCCGGCGAGCCGGTGCACGCCTTCCTGCGCGACTTCGACCGCGCCTGGGCCGCCGCCGCGCCGTACGCCTCGTACGGCGCCCGGCAGCGCTGGATCCGGACGGTGCGGGACCTCACGGCCGACTGGCCGGTGACGGACGCGCCGGGGCGCTGGCGGCAGGGGGAGGTCACGGTGCGGTGGGAGGCGCTGGCGCCGCGGGGGTGA
- the mshA gene encoding D-inositol-3-phosphate glycosyltransferase, translating to MSQYIARLGRRSPAPSARLRLHRRPRRVAMLSVHTSPLHQPGTGDAGGMNVYIVELAQRLAAINIEVEIFTRATAAALPPAVELAPGVLVRHVDAGPYEGLAKEELPAQLCAFTHGVMQAWAGHRPGHYDLVHSHYWLSGHVGWLAAQRWGVPLVHAMHTMAKVKNASLADGDTPEPAARVIGETQIVDAADRLIANTAEEADELVRHYAADPGKVAVVHPGVNLGRFRPADGRAAARARLGLPQDALIPLFAGRIQPLKAPDVLLRAVAALLGERPELRSRICVPVVGGPSGSGLAKPEGLQKLAARLGVADVVRFHPPVGQEQLADWFRAASVLVMPSYSESFGLVAIEAQAAGTPVLAAAVGGLPVAVRDGHTGFLVQGHDPDAYARVLRDFADHPHLADRMGEAAARHAQSFGWDTAAAATADVYTAATQAHRRHVRSTHG from the coding sequence GTGAGCCAGTACATCGCGAGGCTCGGGCGGCGCTCCCCCGCCCCCTCTGCGCGGCTGCGCCTGCACCGCAGGCCCCGCCGCGTGGCGATGCTCTCCGTGCACACCTCACCGCTGCACCAGCCGGGCACCGGCGACGCGGGCGGCATGAACGTCTACATCGTGGAGCTCGCGCAGCGCCTCGCCGCGATCAACATCGAGGTCGAGATCTTCACCCGCGCGACCGCCGCCGCCCTCCCGCCCGCCGTCGAGCTCGCCCCCGGCGTCCTCGTCCGGCACGTCGACGCCGGCCCCTACGAGGGCCTCGCCAAGGAGGAACTCCCCGCCCAGCTGTGCGCCTTCACCCACGGCGTCATGCAGGCCTGGGCCGGCCACCGCCCGGGCCACTACGACCTGGTCCACTCGCACTACTGGCTCTCCGGCCACGTCGGCTGGCTCGCCGCCCAGCGCTGGGGCGTCCCCCTGGTGCACGCCATGCACACCATGGCCAAGGTCAAGAACGCCAGCCTGGCCGACGGCGACACCCCCGAGCCGGCCGCCCGCGTCATCGGCGAGACCCAGATCGTCGACGCCGCCGACCGGCTGATCGCCAACACCGCCGAGGAGGCCGACGAACTCGTCCGGCACTACGCCGCCGACCCCGGCAAGGTCGCCGTCGTCCACCCCGGGGTGAACCTGGGCCGCTTCCGCCCCGCCGACGGCCGGGCCGCCGCGCGGGCCCGCCTCGGCCTGCCCCAGGACGCCCTGATCCCCCTCTTCGCCGGCCGCATCCAGCCCCTCAAGGCGCCCGACGTGCTCCTGCGCGCGGTGGCCGCCCTCCTCGGCGAGCGTCCCGAACTGCGCTCACGGATCTGCGTCCCCGTGGTCGGCGGCCCCAGCGGCAGCGGCCTCGCCAAGCCCGAGGGCCTGCAGAAGCTCGCCGCGCGGCTCGGCGTCGCGGACGTCGTCCGCTTCCACCCGCCGGTCGGGCAGGAGCAGCTCGCGGACTGGTTCCGCGCGGCGTCCGTGCTCGTCATGCCCTCCTACAGCGAGTCCTTCGGACTGGTCGCCATAGAGGCGCAGGCGGCCGGCACCCCGGTGCTCGCCGCAGCGGTCGGCGGCCTCCCCGTCGCCGTACGGGACGGGCACACCGGCTTCCTCGTGCAGGGCCACGACCCCGACGCCTACGCTCGGGTGCTGCGCGACTTCGCCGACCACCCGCACCTCGCCGACCGCATGGGCGAGGCCGCCGCACGGCACGCCCAGTCCTTCGGCTGGGACACCGCGGCCGCGGCCACCGCCGACGTGTACACGGCCGCGACCCAGGCCCACCGCCGTCACGTACGCTCCACCCATGGCTGA